The proteins below are encoded in one region of Streptomyces ficellus:
- the rplU gene encoding 50S ribosomal protein L21 — MYAIVRSGGRQHKVAVGDIVEVDKISTAKVGDTVELSTLLVVDGDAVTSDPWVLAGIKVTAEVVDHHKGAKIDILRYKNKTGYRRRQGHRQQYTAIKVTAIPTAAK; from the coding sequence GTGTACGCCATCGTGCGCAGCGGTGGTCGCCAGCACAAGGTTGCTGTCGGCGACATCGTTGAGGTTGACAAGATTTCCACTGCCAAGGTTGGCGACACGGTCGAGCTCTCGACCCTGCTCGTTGTCGACGGCGACGCTGTGACCAGCGACCCGTGGGTGCTGGCCGGCATCAAGGTCACGGCCGAGGTCGTGGACCACCACAAGGGCGCCAAGATCGACATCCTGCGCTACAAGAACAAGACCGGCTACCGCCGTCGTCAGGGCCACCGCCAGCAGTACACGGCGATCAAGGTCACGGCGATCCCCACGGCTGCGAAGTAA
- a CDS encoding acyltransferase, producing the protein MNYRVQPTAQVADNAEIGAGSSVWELAQIREGAKLGEGCVIGRGAYVGTGVRMGDNCKLQNYALVYEPAELGDGVFIGPAVVLTNDHNPRSVDPDFKQKRGGDWEAVGVRIADGASIGARSVCVAPLEIGRWAMVAAGAVVTKDVPDFALVVGVPARRIGWVGRSGVKLVERAGEPGVWECPKTGALYDEKDGTLTERA; encoded by the coding sequence GTGAATTACAGGGTCCAGCCCACCGCGCAGGTCGCCGACAACGCCGAGATCGGCGCCGGGAGCAGTGTGTGGGAGCTCGCGCAGATCCGCGAGGGAGCGAAGCTCGGCGAGGGCTGCGTGATCGGTCGCGGTGCGTACGTCGGCACGGGCGTGCGCATGGGTGACAACTGCAAGCTCCAGAACTACGCCCTGGTGTACGAGCCGGCCGAGCTCGGCGACGGTGTCTTCATCGGCCCGGCCGTCGTCCTCACCAACGACCACAACCCGCGCTCCGTCGACCCCGACTTCAAGCAGAAGCGCGGCGGCGACTGGGAGGCCGTGGGCGTACGGATCGCCGACGGCGCCTCGATCGGCGCGCGCTCGGTGTGCGTGGCGCCGCTGGAGATCGGCCGCTGGGCGATGGTGGCCGCGGGGGCGGTCGTCACGAAGGACGTACCGGACTTCGCGCTGGTCGTGGGCGTCCCGGCCCGCCGGATCGGCTGGGTCGGCCGGTCCGGCGTCAAGCTGGTGGAGCGCGCCGGCGAGCCGGGCGTCTGGGAGTGCCCGAAGACGGGTGCGCTGTACGACGAGAAGGACGGCACGCTCACGGAACGCGCCTGA
- the rpmA gene encoding 50S ribosomal protein L27, producing the protein MAHKKGASSTRNGRDSNAQRLGVKRFGGQVVNAGEILVRQRGTHFHPGSGVGRGGDDTLFALQAGAVQFGTFRGRKVVNIVPTAA; encoded by the coding sequence ATGGCACACAAGAAGGGCGCATCGTCCACCCGGAACGGTCGCGACTCCAACGCTCAGCGGCTCGGCGTGAAGCGCTTCGGCGGTCAGGTCGTCAACGCCGGTGAGATCCTGGTCCGCCAGCGTGGCACCCACTTCCACCCCGGTTCGGGTGTCGGTCGTGGTGGTGACGACACGCTGTTCGCGCTGCAGGCCGGTGCGGTGCAGTTCGGCACGTTCCGTGGCCGCAAGGTCGTGAACATCGTTCCGACCGCTGCCTGA